One window of the Candidatus Saccharibacteria bacterium genome contains the following:
- the orn gene encoding oligoribonuclease encodes MREIDKSVLPTRLLWVDLEMTGLDATQDVILEVAAEVTGFELNTLASYEAIVAQPAGIVVERMQKNAWWQGYPENRDEFVRKTSDSATAKPSFVVEQELLALVEQHFGSEPAVLAGNSIYNDRKFVARYWPKLDLKLHYRMLDVSAWKVFMQGAYGVNFEKKEVHRAFDDIQASIAELQHYLEWFAKQSHDS; translated from the coding sequence ATGCGTGAGATAGATAAATCAGTTCTGCCAACGCGGTTGCTGTGGGTTGACCTGGAAATGACGGGGTTGGATGCAACGCAAGACGTTATTTTGGAAGTAGCAGCGGAGGTGACAGGCTTTGAGCTGAACACGCTGGCGAGCTATGAAGCAATTGTGGCGCAGCCGGCCGGTATTGTCGTTGAGCGAATGCAAAAAAACGCGTGGTGGCAGGGGTATCCAGAAAACCGTGATGAATTTGTGCGCAAAACATCGGATTCTGCTACGGCGAAGCCAAGTTTTGTCGTGGAGCAAGAACTACTCGCACTCGTCGAGCAGCATTTTGGGAGCGAACCAGCGGTGTTGGCGGGGAACAGTATATATAACGACCGCAAATTCGTTGCGCGCTACTGGCCGAAGCTTGACCTGAAGCTGCACTACCGTATGCTGGATGTGAGCGCCTGGAAGGTGTTTATGCAGGGCGCGTACGGGGTGAATTTTGAAAAAAAGGAAGTGCACCGTGCTTTCGATGACATCCAGGCCAGCATAGCCGAGCTGCAGCACTATCTAGAATGGTTTGCAAAGCAAAGCCATGACTCATGA
- a CDS encoding YggT family protein translates to MVQESQVNVTRENGLDDDGNVVQSQRVVRREEHTASPSGVAANVIWLVYGIVAGLHVIRFLLSLLGANSANAFANFVYTVTNPFVSPFRSLFSVDTTVGNGTGRFEIETLVALVVYGLITWVLIRTVRIRKDVA, encoded by the coding sequence ATGGTTCAAGAATCACAAGTTAATGTTACAAGAGAAAACGGACTCGATGACGACGGTAATGTCGTGCAGTCTCAGCGTGTTGTTCGCCGCGAAGAACACACCGCCAGCCCGTCGGGCGTGGCAGCAAATGTTATTTGGCTGGTTTACGGCATTGTTGCTGGCTTGCACGTCATACGGTTTTTACTTTCACTGCTCGGCGCCAACAGCGCCAATGCGTTTGCAAACTTCGTCTACACAGTGACGAACCCGTTCGTTTCCCCGTTCCGTTCGCTCTTTAGCGTCGATACCACCGTGGGTAATGGGACCGGCCGTTTTGAAATAGAAACGTTGGTTGCACTCGTCGTCTACGGCCTCATCACCTGGGTGCTGATACGTACGGTGCGCATACGTAAGGATGTTGCCTAA
- a CDS encoding GlsB/YeaQ/YmgE family stress response membrane protein: MNIIVWIIFGALAGWIASLIAGTEARQGAVANVVVGIVGAFAGGFLMQLIGKSGVTGFNLYSLLVAVLGSVVLLWVYKMVTRRA, encoded by the coding sequence ATGAATATTATTGTTTGGATTATTTTCGGCGCATTGGCCGGTTGGATTGCCTCACTTATTGCTGGAACAGAAGCTCGCCAGGGCGCGGTTGCCAATGTGGTTGTCGGAATTGTCGGCGCATTTGCGGGCGGCTTTCTGATGCAGCTTATAGGCAAAAGTGGCGTTACCGGGTTCAACCTGTATAGTCTGCTTGTTGCTGTCTTGGGCTCAGTTGTTCTGCTCTGGGTATACAAAATGGTAACGCGCCGGGCCTAA
- a CDS encoding CHASE domain-containing protein, which translates to MKNRFLHPVTKGSPRDVTTAAAIVSILLAAVGILSTYLYIHSTQSEQATKYQQIKQQQYRASANYINGKLANYSQILLSGATAVNVKGSEAISRDDWATFFKTSRVATAFPEILGVGYATYIPSGALDSHVEAVRSEGFPDYRITPVGERSEYTAITYIEPFDDVNRKAFGYDMFTEPTRRQAMTAARDKASFGLTGPVVLKQDDGSTTKEKPKSVLLYYPVYRAALVPESIEDRRQNLVGYVYLAFRIQDMMAEKNTELSKLGISYELTDATGTIPAPLSNYQVPGGKNSKGDDLSGKLKSSNRMWQLTLHIPKTLLGSSAGTVTMFVGGVSASILLGGLVFTLLKLRIGQVKSQHDLELQRTRDELLALASHQLRTPASSVRQYVGMLEQGYFGELNKEQAAIAHKAYQSNDRQLEIIDQLLYVAKADANQLIVQPSSFNLAGVTRDIIDSMAQTYQAKSITVKKTIPKELPVLADERFVRMIIENLLSNAVKYSFEKGSIHVKLTEQDNLAQLVVSDSGVGIAESDYEKLFKKFSRIPNELSTKEGGSGLGLYLARRFALAHGGDITVQSNGQHGASFTLTLPIYTKTEHNVIQLTE; encoded by the coding sequence ATGAAAAATCGATTTTTACATCCAGTAACTAAAGGTTCTCCCCGTGACGTTACAACGGCTGCGGCCATTGTTTCTATACTGCTTGCAGCTGTCGGTATTCTCTCGACTTACCTCTATATACACAGTACTCAGTCAGAGCAAGCCACCAAATACCAGCAGATAAAACAGCAGCAATACCGCGCATCTGCCAATTACATAAACGGCAAGCTCGCAAACTACAGCCAAATTCTGCTCTCTGGCGCAACGGCCGTGAATGTTAAAGGTAGCGAGGCCATTAGCCGCGATGATTGGGCTACATTTTTCAAAACCAGCCGAGTAGCCACTGCTTTTCCGGAAATTCTTGGCGTCGGGTACGCCACATATATCCCATCCGGCGCCCTCGACAGTCATGTTGAAGCCGTACGTTCTGAGGGCTTTCCAGACTACCGCATAACGCCAGTGGGTGAACGCTCGGAATACACCGCCATTACGTACATAGAACCATTTGATGATGTCAACCGGAAGGCCTTTGGCTACGACATGTTTACCGAACCAACAAGGCGCCAAGCCATGACAGCTGCGCGCGACAAAGCTTCGTTCGGGCTGACCGGTCCAGTCGTGCTCAAGCAAGACGATGGTAGCACCACCAAAGAAAAACCAAAAAGCGTACTACTTTATTATCCTGTCTACCGCGCTGCACTCGTCCCTGAATCAATAGAAGACCGGCGGCAAAACCTCGTTGGCTATGTTTATCTCGCGTTTCGCATCCAAGATATGATGGCCGAAAAAAATACTGAGCTCAGCAAGCTCGGAATTTCCTACGAGCTCACCGATGCTACGGGCACTATTCCCGCTCCGCTCTCGAACTACCAGGTCCCCGGTGGTAAGAATTCTAAAGGCGACGATTTGAGCGGGAAACTCAAATCAAGTAACCGCATGTGGCAACTGACGCTGCACATTCCAAAGACATTACTGGGTAGTAGTGCGGGCACGGTGACTATGTTTGTTGGGGGTGTCAGTGCCAGCATATTGCTGGGCGGCCTTGTTTTTACATTGCTGAAGCTTCGTATTGGCCAGGTGAAATCACAACACGACCTAGAGCTACAACGCACCCGGGATGAGCTGCTCGCCCTCGCCTCGCACCAATTACGCACCCCTGCCAGCAGTGTCCGCCAGTACGTCGGCATGCTCGAGCAAGGTTACTTTGGTGAGCTCAACAAGGAGCAAGCTGCTATAGCACACAAAGCCTACCAGTCGAACGACCGCCAGCTCGAAATCATCGACCAGCTTCTGTACGTCGCCAAGGCTGACGCAAACCAGCTTATTGTGCAGCCTAGTAGTTTTAACCTTGCTGGTGTCACGCGTGACATCATAGACAGTATGGCTCAAACCTATCAGGCGAAATCCATCACTGTTAAAAAGACTATCCCAAAAGAATTACCAGTCCTAGCAGACGAACGATTTGTGCGCATGATTATCGAAAACCTCCTGAGTAACGCGGTGAAATATTCATTTGAAAAAGGTTCCATACACGTAAAACTGACCGAGCAGGACAACCTAGCACAGCTTGTCGTGAGTGACAGCGGCGTGGGGATTGCCGAGTCTGATTACGAAAAACTGTTCAAAAAATTCAGCCGTATCCCCAACGAACTTTCAACCAAAGAAGGTGGTAGCGGCCTGGGCCTGTACCTCGCACGCCGATTTGCCCTTGCCCACGGCGGAGACATTACCGTGCAGTCCAATGGTCAACATGGTGCAAGCTTTACACTAACGCTGCCTATCTACACCAAAACTGAGCATAATGTTATCCAGCTCACAGAATAA
- a CDS encoding response regulator: MSAKKVLLVEDDAALSDAFSIMLTKNGYDVQTAFNGREALDVVKDFTPDIILLDLLMPIMGGREFLQQFENNSAIPIIVFSNLDSKKEIEEVMELGATRYMLKAWATPPELVRIIQNTLDS, translated from the coding sequence ATGAGTGCCAAAAAAGTATTGCTCGTCGAAGATGACGCCGCCCTAAGCGACGCTTTTTCCATAATGCTCACCAAAAACGGCTACGATGTACAGACAGCCTTTAATGGTCGTGAGGCCCTGGATGTCGTGAAAGATTTTACCCCAGACATCATTCTCCTCGACCTCCTCATGCCCATTATGGGTGGGCGCGAGTTCCTGCAGCAGTTCGAGAACAATTCAGCTATACCTATCATTGTTTTCAGCAACCTCGATTCCAAAAAAGAAATCGAGGAGGTCATGGAGCTTGGTGCCACCCGCTACATGCTCAAGGCCTGGGCAACGCCGCCCGAACTCGTCCGGATTATTCAGAATACGCTTGACTCCTAA
- a CDS encoding Crp/Fnr family transcriptional regulator, with translation MREKTIRKEQIVVYQGEAVYGVHVITSGIVRAYTILGSGNEVNVALYGPGDYFPVETAYETAPATLFYYEALTDCTLQTHRGDAFRELQASQPDSHDAESKRYVGALLHVNALGQATAYDKLGHALRYLTLRFGLPLAGKGFYRIDMKLTQQDLANLCTMSRETVSIELAKLKAKKAVLEKSKLYTINLPLLTQLLGDDNLTDVTL, from the coding sequence ATGCGCGAGAAGACTATTCGTAAAGAGCAGATTGTTGTGTATCAGGGTGAGGCCGTGTACGGCGTACATGTTATTACCAGCGGCATAGTCCGCGCCTACACTATTCTCGGCAGCGGCAATGAAGTAAATGTGGCTCTTTACGGCCCTGGCGACTACTTTCCTGTAGAGACCGCCTACGAAACCGCACCAGCAACACTGTTTTACTACGAGGCTCTCACCGATTGTACTTTGCAAACGCACCGCGGCGATGCTTTCCGTGAACTCCAGGCCAGTCAACCAGACTCTCACGACGCAGAAAGCAAACGCTACGTCGGTGCTCTACTACACGTCAACGCTCTTGGCCAGGCTACCGCCTATGACAAACTTGGCCACGCCCTTCGCTACCTGACGTTGCGCTTCGGGCTACCGCTCGCTGGCAAAGGTTTCTACCGTATAGATATGAAGCTGACCCAGCAAGATCTTGCCAACCTATGCACCATGTCACGCGAAACCGTCAGTATAGAGCTTGCAAAACTCAAAGCCAAAAAAGCCGTACTGGAAAAAAGCAAGCTCTACACCATAAACCTGCCCCTACTTACTCAACTCCTGGGCGATGACAACCTGACCGACGTAACACTGTAA
- a CDS encoding NAD(P)H-binding protein produces the protein MKIVVFGAAGRVGSKVVELLLAEGHEVVACVHSNDPFESQPNLRVVKLDVHNAVKVAEVISGSQVVLSAVSNWGNKAGDVLTAAMRAVVPAMKRAGVRRIISLTGNAAFTPDDKPTAIQRANRTMLQKLAPKVLEDGEKHMAVLRNSGLDWTVLRSPVMNELGGQGYVLREKLSGPTATIQRQAVAQAMLDQLSDTEWLQKTPVIWRG, from the coding sequence ATGAAAATAGTGGTGTTTGGGGCGGCTGGGAGAGTTGGTTCGAAAGTAGTTGAGCTGCTGCTGGCCGAGGGTCATGAAGTTGTGGCCTGTGTGCACTCGAACGACCCATTTGAATCGCAGCCAAACCTTCGGGTGGTGAAGCTTGACGTGCACAATGCGGTGAAGGTCGCCGAAGTTATTTCGGGCTCCCAGGTGGTTTTGTCTGCGGTGAGCAACTGGGGGAACAAGGCCGGCGATGTGCTGACTGCTGCAATGCGAGCGGTGGTACCGGCCATGAAACGGGCCGGTGTACGGCGGATTATTTCACTGACGGGCAACGCTGCGTTTACGCCAGACGACAAACCTACGGCTATCCAGCGGGCAAATAGAACTATGCTGCAAAAACTTGCACCGAAAGTACTGGAGGACGGGGAAAAACATATGGCGGTGTTGCGGAATTCAGGGTTAGATTGGACCGTGCTTCGTTCGCCGGTTATGAATGAGCTGGGCGGGCAGGGGTATGTGCTGCGCGAAAAGCTTTCGGGGCCAACAGCGACCATCCAACGGCAGGCGGTAGCGCAGGCTATGCTTGACCAACTATCAGACACAGAGTGGCTGCAAAAAACTCCCGTTATTTGGCGCGGATAG